Genomic segment of Rhinoderma darwinii isolate aRhiDar2 chromosome 12, aRhiDar2.hap1, whole genome shotgun sequence:
cagaaacagcatagctcgcgaactgcgctgcttccgtaactgccgttCACTACTGTGGGAATTACCGAAACAGCAGAGGTTTCCGTAACTCATGGgcagaaatcacacgcttcagccacaacacacagAGCGGTGGAACGGGgtgtagggggccccgttctagagataggtgggacccgcatctatctgacatatcctgtggagatgtcagaaatgtccctgatgggaagcgAATGCTTCAATACCAGACGCCGCACATGGATCAGAGCGGCGATTATATAAAGGGAAGAAAAAGTAGaccatgtttttttaatactagacATTCCCATTAAccacttcactgccctagaccaccatgcAGACATTAAccacttcactgccctagaccaccatgcAGACATTAAccacttcactgccctagaccaccatgcATACATTAAccacttcactgccctagaccaccatgcAGACATTAAccacttcactgccctagaccaccatgcAGACATTAACCACTTCACGGCCCTAGAGCAGGGCTTCTCAATAATTTTCTACTAGGGCCTCACCATTGGTCATAGTCGCGTCCATAAGAGTCATAACTACCACAATATATCATTACTgaacctgcacggtgaaagctgtaaaaaaaaaaaaatcaaccaagctcccaaaaaatgttaacaaaaagtcacatataccccaaaatggtatcaataaaaacttcagCTCACCCCACAAGAAAAGAAAaagccctcgcaccgctcaatcgacggaaaaataaaagttatggcaacacaaaacaatatatatatattttttctttgtaaaaagtagtaaaaaaaaaagtataaatttggcatcaccgtaaagcgtactgacccacagaataacgttaacatgtccTTTTTaccgccataaaaacgaaacaaaaaaaacaaaagagaaatcgctgtttttttgtccatTTCACACACGCCATTTTTTTccgtttcttagtacattatacgatacagtaaatggtgccattaaaaactacaactcattccgcaaaaaaacaagccctcatatggcttttggaaggtggggaggaaaaaacgaaattgaaaaaaaacaaaatttaccTGCGGGAGGAGATGATTTTTCTTGCCTTTGTGGATTGTTTCTTTAATACTTTTGTCTGGTTTCAGTTCAGGGTCTTAAGGATTTGGTGTGGCTGCCCATAGAGCAGTACTATAAAGATGGCCGCATTGTTCGGGGCTTCCAGAGAGGAGCTGCGTCGTTTGGCACATCCACCGCCATGGCCGCTCTGGAACTGACCAACAGGGTTGTGCAGACCATCCAGGTATTCCCTTCCTTGTAATTATACAGGTGACATTCATTGTTGTAAAACATTCACAGAACAAAGAGGATTTCCCACCATAATCAGATGCCCTAAAAATCTGATAAGTGGCGATGTCCTCTCTGTGACCCCGCCCATCGAGAAAACGGGAGTCTCCTGACCTCCGCTATCTATGTATGGCCACATCTCACCTGGCAAAATGAGGGGGTTCAGGAGGCTCCTGTCCTCCCGATggttcggacccccacctatcacatctatggcatatcctgtggttatGACTTAAATGCTTATGGTGGAAAAAGTCATGAGGTTTCATATGACAATGCGGTCCCTTTAATAACCAACCTTTCTCTCCTGTGCTTAGGCTGCCGCAGAGACCGCCTATGACATGGTGTCGCCCGGACCAAATCCTGTGGAGTTAAGAAGAGCAAAACGATTCTCGCACCATCGGCTGGTGCATCAACCCGTCGACCTGAGAGAAGGCGTAGCCAAAGCTTACACAGTGGTTAAAGAGGTAACGTTTTATTATACAATGTGTATATTCATTCCTCATGGTTTCCAAGATCTGTTATTgtagtcagtgaatggaaacctgTCCGTGGTCTCGCTATGagacagagctctgataactgtactgtaatgcGCTAAGCACCTATGTAATCACAACAAGACCGGGACAGATTTTCAGCatctaaatgtaaaaataaaattaaggcTTCCATTCAGTGACCGCAAGCGGAGATCTTAAAAGCTGAAGAATTAAAGGTTTTTccaggactttgatattgatggcctatccttaggacaggccatcaatatcagattggtggggatCGGACTCACAGCACCGCACACCAATCAAGTGATTGAAGGGGGTCTTCTTCCTTGTTTACCAGGTACAGTGCcgtacatttggtagtggctgtggctggtattgcagctcaatcccATTCAGTTGAATGTAACTGAGCAacgagctgcaataccggacacagccACCATCGACAGTACGGCGCTGTCcctagtaatcaatgcaggggaTTAATCGCCTTTCAATCAGTTGAATTGTCTCGGGAgttgaacccccactgatcagatattgatggcctatactaaagATAGGCCATCGATATCAGAAGtcctggaagacccctttaatacacaaagtatattcgaaaaaaaacacaaaacttttcattatacaataagcTGTTCTTTCTGAAATTACCCCCTTTGAAAAAAGGATTGTCCGGAATTAAAAAATAAGGTATTACATggccgcaataccagacacagcttatggacaagagtggtggtgttttttgtttattttataataCCAGGCTATAActtttaaaggggtcttcccatcttagacatttgtggcatatccacagctctgggacccgcacctatattggGAATGGGGTCTCCCGACCTTGTTTCGCCTGGTGTGGCAGCCACTGGAGAAAGGGTCATGCGAGAGACTCTCCATTCTCTTGTATGGTCGTTAGAGTAAACATTGCTCTGCCTTTTCAgtctttccgtaactcccattgaacagaatggagagaaacGCGCGCATAATTCTCCAGTGGCCGCCACATCAGATGAAAGTAGGTCGGGAGAACCTGTTCTcgatatagatgcgggtcccagatctgtggatatgccataaatgtctaatgagGGAAGGCCCCTTTAAGACAAGTTTCCAATCTGTTACATCCAATGGAACAAACTGTTAGAACCAATCATTTTACTTGACACATAATCATCATTTATAACAATCGTCTTATTCACTCTGCGTCTCATGTGAATCTAGTTGCCTTCTCCAAACACCTCTTTTCTGTTCCGTCCCTCCAGGGGATCACAGACACCGCCCAAACCATCTATGAGACAGCAGCTCGTGAACATGAAAACAGAGGGGTCACCGGCGCTGTGGGCGGAGTCCTCCGACAGATACCACCCGCAGTAGTTAAACCGCTAATAGTCGCAACAGAAGCCACATCCAACGTGCTGGGCGGAATGAGGAATCAGATCAGACCTGATGTCCGGGAGGAAGAGTACCAGAAATGGAGATTGGAGGAAGGATAGAGCAGGGTGTGGACTGCGCGCCAGGACGAATACTGTGACTCGCAAGGACCGCGCCGGCTCTATAGGTTTAGGCTTTCCTGGCAAACGGCTCAGGAACTTCTGTAAAATAACGTGGAAGCGAATCAGACACTGGTTGTACGGTGTCCTATGCAGACCACCTATCACGGCTCTTCAGCTCCCCCCTATACCCACCTTGTCAATTCCAAATGtcagactaaaaaaataaaactattttggcTATAGATTTCGAAGACGTGATACTCTCCTCCTTTTTCTTCCTATTTTCTTTCCCCTTTTGTTTTGCACTTGGTTGAAAGTAAATAACAATTCCGTTCCATGTTGTAGGTAGATGTACCGCGGCCGAGCCCGCCCGTCACCGGATCTCGCAGACAGACTCGTGTTACATTTAGTCTGTACATTTGTAATCTGTTTATAGTGTTAATAAAGCATTTGTGTTCTGGTGAGAATATGCGCTACTTGTGGGAGGAGTCTTATTGTGTGGCAGCGATCCAATAATATTAGGGAATAGCCAATGGCGGGGCCCAAATGCCCTATGAAGTAGTCTGTGTATGGGACAATCTCTAGTATCATTACTCCACATTGTTTTACTGGAAAATGCCTCTGTCATACATTATGGGTAAAAATCTGTGATAAAAGACCTCTGTTTAATATCGGAGGTACAACATGGACCCGTAGCCGGCTACATAGAATTTTGTAATTTAACACTATCTATTTATCacgcctgcagtgaccactagggggagcttagtgtATACGGTTTTATTATTGAGCTAATGTATTTAAAGTATGCAGTaacctcctaagctccccctagtggtgactgctggTAGACAGAATTTTGTAATTTAAAGGATGGGCTATCAATACCGGATCGGTAGGGGAACCGGCACCCTTGCTGATCACCTGTTTTAAAAGGGACTGGTACcagcgctgctttccctttatTTCTTACCTGcttctactgtgaatcgccgacacacttgtagcggcgcttcacagtattacagccttctcctattcaagtgaatactgtgaaccgccgctacaagtgtgtcggcgattcacagtacgagtagATAGggtatgaaggggaagcagcggtcgtatgagcgctgcggccacttcaaaacagctgatggtCGGGGGTCCCTGGAGTCAGACCTGGCCTATCTTctacctgaggataggccatcagactggaaaacccctttaactaggtctatgcaggggatttggagctctgtatcagtatTCTCAACCGCTATAAAGTTATATTGAGATAAATCCATGTAGAAATTTGGAGATGTTCATAAAAAAGGTCAAATTCTCTTTTAAAGCCTTTATCAGTTTGCAACCCAATGTCTTCCCTCAGCTCCACTCAAAAAATAAACGTAGTTTTTCCTGTTCCTGCACTTTGAGTGAGAGACCAAAAACAAGCCGGTGcagtatggagaggcagtctcCTGTGCAGCACATCCCACCTGCATTGACCATATCATTATATGCACTTACTTGTAATGAATTGGTGGTCAACCAGGCAGGGAGCCAAGAACCACAgaatacagaggaggaggaggaaaaataAAGGCAAACTTCAATAGTATGTGCTACTAATTATATCATGAAATCACctttttaattttacttttttatttggtcttagaatttattaaattatataaaaaaaacatcttaATTGAACCTATTGAAGTCCACAAAACGTTACCTTAATTACACAAGACATTTGCAAGTAGGATTTAAAGGGCCACTAACTCGAAAGTCAAGTTACTACAGGACGAGTTGCTGCAATCAGTCGCACATCTGTACGGAGGTTCTCAGCGCTGGACCTACGTGTGATCAGAGACGTCTCTGGAATTTGTAATGTGCTATAATGGGACTCGAAACAGTCAGCCTTTCCCTGGCCACACATGGCTGATAAAAGAGAACAATAGATGGCATACAACTGCACAGCGACTGTATGGATGCTGTATTACTGATCTGTACAATGGCCACCGTGTACAAGCATCTTGTATGGCCACACATGGAGTTCATACAACTCTACTACGGAGCCGTGGGCACGCTGTGTGCCGCCACCCCACCACGTAACTAGAAATAATGCGTGTGATGAATCGCAGAGCAAAAATCCCCATATGATATCGGCGGCATCGAGCGGTACATTATGGGCTCAGATTTCTATAGATACCGTATTAGGACTCTGCAAAACACGGTCGTGTTCAGGACCGCGAATAATCTTACCGCCGCCACATAAACCACTCAATACCACATCTTGTAAAAGGCCACGTTTATTATCTAATGAGGTAATGAAATCATGAATTAGTAAATTAACAGCACGCAGAATGTACCAGTCTGCAGACAATACACGTCACGTATTCAGCGTCTATACAAAGAATGTGttcaaacaatatatatatatatatatatatatatatatatatatactccataGTCCTTCATTAAATATGAATATACATAAAACCCTGTAGAAATGAttcacattgtgtggcactaagacGAATCCTTTATGATCTCTCTGGTTTGCCTAGGGATTCGGGGTATAGCGAGTCCACATTCACACCGATAACTTCATAAAGAGCAAATACAGGGACCCCCCCCTGCATAAAAAGTGTCACATGCCACAATTTAGTGTCCATCCCTATGGATATAAAGATTAAAGGGTGTGTACACATTGGCAACCCAtctaaaataaaacaactttgtaaATAATTTGGAATAAAAATATCCTACTTTGTGTATAAAGCTCCTAGGCAGACCTAGGTGttgccatggttacagactacaaacaagccctgtgtagtctgatcctgcagtcaagtgttaggagcctcacacacgagcgtgtttggtccttgatatacggtccgtacgtcggccgcatttcccggacccgaacacgctgcagggagccggactcctagcatcatagttatgtaggaTGCtaggtgtgttcggtccgggaaatgcggccgacatacggaccaaacacgctcgtgtgtgaggctcctaaACGCTACATCGGTTTCTTATACGGTCTGTAGGTTATTGCTATAAGAAGCAGATgtagagtaacacatgactggaggatcagactacacagggtttgtttgtagtctgtaaccatggcgaCACTTGGGTCGTAATGGCAGCTGTATACACAAGACGGTAGGAGACTTTTAataaagactgattacaaagttGCTTTACTTTagatgcatataaaaaaaatacacatcccCTCTAGATCACCATAAAATGAAAAGTTATCCAACTTAAACATACTTAGATTATGAGGAATGGAAACAGTTTCTATTCATTGGCAGGAAGCAttcttttttccatttaaaaaaaagaacctgcagtttgttacaatgtatcactgtaGGTGATTAGTCAAATTCTTAGCCTGAAGTCAGGACAGTGGTTAtttcctacactgatacattataacaaaccctcagctgtgtgaggaAACAACAACTGTTTTATTCTTCGAGATAATGAAAATGGCGAGGAATAGAAACGCCCAAAGTAGATTAGAgagttgcaaaacttttcattatTCAATGTTTTAACttaattgacaaaaaaaattggaaaccccctttaaatatgGTGCATACTGTATactcacacaaacacacaaaaaatcagaCGTATGTGTCGCATCTGCTACAACGttgcccaatatatatatatacaagtaaaCAATTTGTCTTTGTAAGTGACTTCACGTAGAGGAATAGCTTAAAGCTACTGGGCCCCAATAAAAAtctacatcatacagccccctcccctccctccccccgTCACATGACATAGTACTGCTATGTAGTGGAGTCCAATAAAGGCCCCTATCAGGTACCAGGTACAGTCAACCCATATTTTGAGGGTTTttaccactcctgtccatggatatcggctggtattgcagcttatgcCCAGTCAAGTGACTAGGGCTAAGCTGCGATACCAGACCCATCCcacggacaagagtggcgctgtttctgcagGAGAGGGGGGGAAACAGACCTTTTTTTCtaaccctggacaacccctttaactctgggGCTGCTTCTGCTGGTCTTTGCTCTCAGTTCACTGGCAATTTATCCCTGAGCTGAAGACCTAATAAGACAAACTGGTTGGTAGGGACATGTAATCTGACAACTTTTAGGAAAGACTGGTTGCTAGGCAGCGTATCCCTCTAGCTACCAGGCTGTCAAACATCACTTAGCTCTTTAGCCCAAAGCTGAGAAGGAGAATATCACccatctcaaaaaataaaaatactaaaataCTACACATTAAGTGGAGAAtctctttaaaagggttgtccaggattagaaaaacatttctactttcttccaaaaacagcgccccactggttgtgtgtggtattgcagttcagtcccaTTCTGAGCTGCAATACGGGACACAACAAACCTACACCCACAAATCCATTCCTTCCCCTAATAATTCAATCCTTTTAACGGAAAAACCCTACTGTCCCAAAAAATACGTAAGTACAAGCAGCGCTCTTACGAACGTGCGGTCGCCATTTTATGGAGTATCCCAGACTCTAGGTAATGAAACCATAAATAAAATACTTTCACCTAATTGGGACATACCAATGTCCTACCGCCTACAGAAGgccaaataagaaaaaaaaattggcaaagTCAAGTCAGTGCGAAAAACATCAGGAATCTATAAACAAGACACGAATAAATTACGGCAGCTTATTCCAAGACTTGTTTGGAAGTTACGGAGCACAAAGCCGTCTCTGGCCAGACAGACTCTTACATGATCCTACAGACCCGACGCGTTTCATTGCCTGGTAATTAGATTTTGCTGCCCCATGGAAATCGAGGTCCGTCCGGTGACCCCGGAGTAGTTCGTTGGCAGAGAGTCATTTTTCGGGGATTTTATTCTTCTTACAAGTTGACTGTAGACCTCCTTGGCCTTTTTCCGGaaatgattcccgaccatgacgtAGAGTAGAGGGTTGATGCAGCTGTTGCTGTAAGCAATGTAGGAAGAAATTTGATTTCCGATCTCGATAAACAGAGACGCAGTACAACCTTCGAAGACCTGGAGCAGATCCAACGTGTCTATGAAGGTGAAAAAGTGAAATGGAAGCCAGCAGATGACGAAGACTATGAGCACCGATAGCACCAGCCAGGTGGCCTTCTTCTCGTTATTAATCTCCTTGAACTGTTGCATGGCATTGTTCCGTAGGACGCCAATAATCTGGGACGTGCAGAAGGCAATGACCATTAACGGGATCAAGAAGCCAACAATGTTGGCGATGATATTGGTGGCAACATGCCAACCTGTAGCAGGAGGAACGATGATACAGGACGTGGTATTGAAGTCTGGAACAAATTTCACCTTTCGGAAGACCACCTTGGGCAAGCTAACTCCTACGGCAAAGATCCAGATGATCGCGCAGTTTATTTTGGCGCACCAAGGTCTTCTCATCCGGCCCATGgacatggtcttcaccagagccagaTATCGGTCAATACTGACCATCATAAGGAAGTAGATGCTGCTGTAAAGGTTGAGTTGAATCAAGGAGTTGACAGCCACACAAAGAAACCCACCAAAGGGCCAGTAGAACTTGTTGGAGATAAATGTGGCCCAAAAGGGTAAACCGCTGACGAAAATCAGATCTGCCGCCGCCATGTTCCCCAGGTAGATCTCAGCCACTGTGCAGCGACTCTTGTGAAGGACAAAGACGGAGATGACAAACAAGTTTTCTATGAAGCCCAAGGCGAAGATGAACCACATGTAGATGGGTTGGTAGTTAAAGAGCCACTCAACATTTTCGGGTAGGAAGCAGGTGTATATCCCCGTGTCGTTATCCGGAGAAGTGTCATTGATATTGCGAACCTCACCGGTCATGGTCATGTTGTTGATATAGATCTCCATGTTGatcctgttaaataaagagaaagaaaagAACTTTAACAAGGtaacaatgtttcttatatgttGCTGCTTAAAGACTACAAAAACGTGCCACGGACCCGCCACCTCTGGGCATCAGGGGATATGGTGTGGCGCACTCTAGTAGTCCATGCGCGTGGCTGCTACATACACAGATACATATTATTAGAAAGttgaattaatttttttccagccaatggaacccctttaaatgccacTAATAGCTGTGCAGCAGTCTAACTACCTGGATCTTATAGCTGGCCATATACATACGAGTTTTGGCACCGGATCCTACCCATCTTATGTCTATGGAGACAACCCAACTGTCTCTCAATGATTGCAAAAATTGGATTTTTACCCGGTACGTTCTTATTGTTTCCCCAGAGATAAGCAGTGCCTGGCGACCGCTTATCTCCACAGCAAAAACATGGAGGATTATGATCTCGATTGACTGAACGATTCAGTAGCTAAAGACCTTCTTATACCTACGGCCAGCTTAGGACACGCTGCTTGTTTGCTTTGCTATTGTCACCCCACCCACTCTCATGGCACCCATTGATGTTGGTGGTAGTAGCGGTGGTGATCAGAGTGTCAATTATTCAGTAGACAGATAAACCGCATGGTGTTAATACGAGAGTAACATGTTTGTCTCCTGACTGGATACGCAGCCAGAATATCCTACATGAATTATGCAGAACGTTTCCCAGAAAAAGTCAAATCTTCAGTAATGATTCAATGCAGAGAAAGCAGCGCAAAATGTTTTTATCGAAAACCAAAAGATAAACATTTCCCAAGTCAGAGGCGTAACGCTCATATCCGGCTCCTAGGTGCCGGTGGTTCTAGCGTCCCATTGGGTGTGCTGATTTTGTAGACTCTTATCTGGGGCTGCATGATGTTGTTTATGTGTCTGTGCACAGGCCGAGTACGGGGTCGTTTAGGGACTGAAGACTCTTCTTCACCCACATCAGTCCGGCTGCAGTGACGGAGCATCAGCTCCACCCTGTATTAATATTGGTTCCATAGAAGATGaatatattttctgaatgtggctgtactttatacttattaccttttGCAGtgtagagaaaaaaaattgaaagggtaATAATACCATAAAAACAAATCTTAGTATAGGGAATCCATTATCAAGCTGCTGTTAACGGATCTGATATAATTAGGTCTGTACACTTAGTACCTTAAGTGCACAGTGGTGAGTAGGACAGTATTCTGATTGCCTTTCATACCCCACCAATCACAAAAACAGGCTtggtcttcgttcacatctgcgtcgggattccattcatgggttccgtcggacctttccatcaggggaatccatgaacggaatccaaactgaaagaaacggaaaccataggtttccttttgtcaccgttgtgtaagggttctgtcattttgacggaatgaatagcgcagtcgactacagtattgattccgtgaaaacgatggaacccttatacaactgtgacaaacggaaaccatttgcatcggatccgtcaccattgaaattagtggtgatgcaaacggaaacctatggtttccgttagtttcagtttggattccgttcatgggttcccctgatggaaagctccgacagaacccatgaacggagccctgacgcagatgtgaacgaagccttagcttgCTGTCCTCTGAgcccccatatgaatggagcggtgcaGCGCATGCTCACCCACCGCTCCATTTCTACGGGGCTGCTGAGCGCTAactttggcagccccatagaaatgaatggagcagtggctgaACAtgtgcagtaccgctccattcatatgggggcTCACAAGAATagcaaggtaagcccattctcatgatcggtgagggtcccagcagacagacccccaccaatcagatatttatcacctatcttatggataggcgataaatattgattatgggaaaac
This window contains:
- the LOC142664356 gene encoding B2 bradykinin receptor-like, with the translated sequence MEIYINNMTMTGEVRNINDTSPDNDTGIYTCFLPENVEWLFNYQPIYMWFIFALGFIENLFVISVFVLHKSRCTVAEIYLGNMAAADLIFVSGLPFWATFISNKFYWPFGGFLCVAVNSLIQLNLYSSIYFLMMVSIDRYLALVKTMSMGRMRRPWCAKINCAIIWIFAVGVSLPKVVFRKVKFVPDFNTTSCIIVPPATGWHVATNIIANIVGFLIPLMVIAFCTSQIIGVLRNNAMQQFKEINNEKKATWLVLSVLIVFVICWLPFHFFTFIDTLDLLQVFEGCTASLFIEIGNQISSYIAYSNSCINPLLYVMVGNHFRKKAKEVYSQLVRRIKSPKNDSLPTNYSGVTGRTSISMGQQNLITRQ